One segment of Cydia fagiglandana chromosome 12, ilCydFagi1.1, whole genome shotgun sequence DNA contains the following:
- the LOC134669370 gene encoding OTU domain-containing protein 7B-like, with protein sequence MVMEADPIPEKHTDERVLPPMKPRAGGDVNVIPERSVSSLDLMSYSTPSNLVLTPAPECRKLSRGISRATDNEGLVWALRSNTEPDLQTLSSEHILLLPDISIYPPEFRTFIEKDLLETATLHTLESSGILNWWRQGRVPGAPRLLPLATSGDGNCLPHAASLAAYGFHDRLLALRTKVQALLCGEGGDALTNAIKRRWRWSESLSLRSAGLTPSEAEWEREWQDAVRAASAQPRPKPAPSAAPHYDGLEQLHVFALAHVMRRPVIVFADVALRDFRGDPVAPIPFGGIYLPLELEPAACSKAPILLAYDAGHFSALVPCEPLPTDGARVPLEDSTGTAMPIRFNVDPGEDFRWDTEPDQKTINNLLPDEYQRSAMMAAYLDLERVECLSQNPPPEELRRSLDALSTKSSKQLNSVAKQFGSIGRSMSSKLKKNFGSMAKLTGKSQSNPEEGLMRRQSTCEVLCCRVLAARAPVQEEMVKNYLNETWISFTSEKSRRSQPSPPPPSVPRYGTGRSQFYADAGAVSHERVGTLSHRSAKPAPDRTLYLSKSTFYDDRPPSPKPCKAQLCMYYGSPENNDYCSRCSRLQYD encoded by the exons ATGGTGATGGAAGCCGATCCAATTCCTGAGAAACACACGGACG AACGCGTCCTACCGCCGATGAAACCACGTGCGGGCGGTGACGTCAACGTGATCCCGGAGCGTTCAGTCAGCTCTCTGGACCTCATGTCATACTCCACGCCTTCCAACCTAGTCCTCACACCTGCTCCGGAAT GCCGAAAGCTGTCCCGCGGCATATCCCGTGCGACGGACAATGAGGGTCTGGTGTGGGCGCTCCGCAGCAACACAGAGCCTGACCTGCAGACCCTGAGCTCCGAACACATATTGCTGCTGCCAGATATATCCATATATCCACCGGAGTTCAG AACATTCATCGAAAAGGACCTCCTTGAGACAGCCACACTACACACATTAGAGTCTTCCGGTATCCTCAACTGGTGGCGGCAAGGGCGCGTACCCGGCGCCCCTAGACTTCTACCATTAGCCACGTCAGGAGACGGGAACTGTTTGCCTCATGCGGCCTCATTGGCTGCTTATGGATTCCATGACAGACTGCTTGCGTTAAGGACGAAGGTCCAAGCGTTGCTTTGCGGGGAAGGCGGGGATGCTCTCACAA ATGCCATAAAACGGCGCTGGCGCTGGTCGGAAAGCCTCTCCCTCCGCAGCGCGGGCCTCACCCCCTCCGAGGCGGAGTGGGAGCGCGAGTGGCAGGACGCCGTGCGCGCCGCCTCCGCGCAGCCGCGCCCCAAGCCCGCTCCCAGCGCGGCCCCGCATTATGACGGCTTGGAGCAGTTACATGTGTTTGCTTTGGCACATGTTATGAGAAGACCTGTCATTGTCTTTGCTGACGTCGCTTTAAGG GATTTCCGTGGGGACCCAGTAGCCCCCATCCCATTCGGTGGCATCTACCTCCCGCTCGAGCTAGAGCCGGCCGCCTGCAGCAAAGCACCCATATTGCTGGCTTACGACGCCGGCCATTTTTCGGCGTTAGTTCCCTGCGAGCCGTTACCCACTGACGGGGCCAGAGTGCCACTTGAAGACAGCACTGGGACCGCGATGCCTATCAG ATTCAACGTGGACCCCGGCGAAGATTTCCGCTGGGACACCGAACCGGACCAGAAAACCATAAACAACCTCCTTCCCGACGAATACCAGCGTTCAGCCATGATGGCGGCATACCTCGACCTAGAACGAGTCGAATGCCTCTCCCAAAACCCTCCGCCAGAAGAACTTAGAAGATCTTTAGACGCTTTATCGACGAAAAGCTCAAAACAGTTGAATTCCGTGGCTAAACAATTTGGAAGTATAGGACGGTCTATGAGCAGTAAATTGAAGAAGAATTTCGGTTCGATGGCGAAATTAACGGGGAAGAGTCAGAGTAATCCAGAGGAGGGGTTGATGAGGAGGCAGAGTACGTGTGAGGTGTTGTGCTGTAGGGTGCTGGCGGCTAGAGCACCAGTTCAGGAGGAAATGGTGAAGAATTACCTTAATGAGACGTGGATTAG CTTCACGTCGGAGAAGAGCCGTCGCTCGCAGCCCTCCCCCCCGCCCCCCTCGGTCCCCCGCTACGGCACGGGGCGCTCGCAGTTCTACGCCGACGCCGGCGCCGTCTCCCACGAGCGCGTCGGCACGCTCTCCCACAGGTCCGCCAAGCCCGCCCCCGATCGGACGCTCTACCTCTCCAAGTCCACGTTCTATGATGACCGCCCGCCGTCACCGAAGCCCTGTAAGGCCCAGCTGTGTATGTACTACGGGAGTCCCGAGAATAATGATTACTGCTCGAGGTGCTCGAGACTTCAGTATGATTGA